One genomic window of Borreliella garinii includes the following:
- the rpsM gene encoding 30S ribosomal protein S13 — translation MARILGIDLPSNKQLKIALTSIYGIGRTRALEVCNKSSISPSKIAKDLDNDEVNRLRKVIESDYVVEGKLRSEVAMSIKRLMDIACYRGVRHRKGLPLRGQRTKTNARTRKGKRKTVANKKIASK, via the coding sequence ATGGCTAGAATATTGGGAATAGATTTACCAAGTAATAAACAATTAAAAATAGCGCTTACTTCTATTTATGGTATAGGTAGAACAAGAGCTTTGGAAGTTTGCAATAAGTCAAGTATTTCTCCAAGCAAAATTGCTAAAGATTTGGATAATGATGAGGTTAATCGACTTAGGAAGGTAATTGAGAGTGATTATGTTGTAGAGGGAAAACTTAGAAGCGAGGTTGCTATGTCTATTAAAAGACTTATGGATATAGCATGTTATAGGGGCGTTAGGCATAGAAAAGGATTGCCTTTGAGAGGACAAAGAACTAAAACGAATGCAAGAACTAGAAAAGGAAAAAGAAAGACTGTAGCTAATAAGAAAATAGCTAGTAAGTAA
- the rpmJ gene encoding 50S ribosomal protein L36 yields MKVRASVKPICEKCKVIKRKGVLRIICDNLKHKQRQK; encoded by the coding sequence ATGAAAGTTAGGGCAAGTGTAAAGCCAATTTGTGAAAAATGTAAAGTCATAAAAAGAAAAGGTGTATTAAGGATTATTTGTGATAATTTAAAGCACAAACAAAGACAAAAGTAA
- the rpsK gene encoding 30S ribosomal protein S11 — protein sequence MSAKLSTNSKKKIKRNIGEGNVYIQATFNNTIVTVSDIKGNALAWASAGGMGFKGAKKSTPYAAQITAESALNKVRDFGINYVHVYIKGPGIGRESAIRAIGSIGMTVKSISDITPIPHNGCRPKKTRRV from the coding sequence TTGAGCGCAAAATTATCAACTAATAGTAAAAAAAAAATTAAAAGAAACATCGGAGAAGGAAACGTTTATATACAGGCTACTTTTAATAATACGATAGTTACTGTATCTGATATAAAGGGGAATGCTTTAGCTTGGGCAAGTGCCGGCGGAATGGGTTTTAAAGGGGCTAAAAAGTCGACTCCATATGCTGCTCAAATAACAGCAGAATCTGCTTTAAATAAAGTAAGAGATTTTGGAATTAATTATGTTCATGTATATATAAAAGGGCCAGGTATTGGTAGAGAATCTGCAATAAGAGCTATTGGTTCAATTGGTATGACTGTAAAGTCAATTTCAGATATTACCCCTATCCCTCATAATGGATGTAGACCGAAAAAAACCAGACGAGTTTAG
- the secY gene encoding preprotein translocase subunit SecY has product MKELFLSLFTVKDLRNKFLFTLFILFLFRVGSYLPIPGIDSVALKSYFKSQSDFSIANYFDFFSGGAFSNFSIFMLSIGPYISASIIVQLLVYSFPYLKKMQEGDGGRQKTKKYTKYLTIAAAMVQGYATSLYAKGIPGAVTIPFYRYIFIAILTVTTGTFILLWFGEQINQRGVGNGTSLIIFSGIVVRLQAALFNLFQSMQDPSQNVNPVFVILVISIFILVVILIIYEYKAQMRIAIHYARANSNSTVSSYLPIKLNPSGVLPVIFASVLITLPLQILSGFAETSSIARQILSYLRPNGFYYTFLNVVLIIGFTYFYSKIQLSPKEISNNIRKNGGTIPGIKSDEMEKYLDEIMNKTLFSGSIFLSIIAIIPFLVQNIFRFPHDVSRIMGGSSLLIMVGVALDTLIHIDAYLKTQGFSYRNKKNYAFLQKI; this is encoded by the coding sequence ATGAAAGAATTGTTTTTAAGTTTATTTACTGTTAAGGATTTAAGAAATAAGTTTTTGTTTACTTTATTTATTCTTTTTCTTTTTAGAGTTGGTTCATACTTGCCGATACCAGGAATAGATTCTGTAGCGCTTAAAAGTTATTTCAAGTCACAATCAGATTTTTCAATTGCTAATTATTTTGATTTTTTTTCAGGTGGAGCTTTTAGTAATTTTTCTATATTTATGCTTAGTATAGGGCCCTACATTTCAGCATCTATTATTGTTCAGCTTCTTGTTTATTCTTTTCCTTATTTGAAAAAAATGCAAGAAGGTGATGGAGGGAGACAAAAGACTAAAAAATATACAAAATATTTAACAATAGCTGCAGCTATGGTTCAAGGATATGCAACAAGTCTTTATGCTAAGGGTATTCCGGGTGCCGTTACTATTCCTTTTTATAGGTATATTTTTATTGCTATTTTAACAGTTACTACAGGAACATTTATCCTTTTGTGGTTTGGAGAGCAGATTAACCAAAGAGGTGTGGGCAATGGAACATCTTTGATAATTTTTTCCGGCATAGTAGTTAGACTTCAAGCAGCTTTGTTTAACTTATTCCAAAGCATGCAAGATCCTTCTCAAAATGTTAATCCTGTTTTTGTGATACTTGTTATAAGCATATTTATTTTAGTTGTTATCTTAATTATATATGAATATAAAGCTCAAATGCGAATTGCTATTCATTATGCTAGGGCAAATTCTAATAGTACGGTTAGTTCATATTTGCCAATCAAGTTGAATCCATCGGGCGTTTTGCCTGTTATTTTTGCCTCTGTTTTAATTACTTTGCCCTTACAAATTTTAAGTGGTTTTGCGGAAACTTCTTCTATAGCTAGACAAATTTTATCTTATTTAAGGCCCAACGGATTTTATTATACTTTCTTGAATGTAGTCTTAATAATCGGATTTACGTATTTTTATTCTAAGATTCAGTTAAGTCCTAAAGAAATAAGTAATAATATTCGTAAGAACGGAGGCACTATTCCTGGAATAAAGTCTGATGAGATGGAAAAATATTTAGATGAAATTATGAATAAAACTTTATTTTCAGGATCTATTTTTTTGTCAATTATTGCAATTATTCCATTTTTAGTGCAAAATATTTTTAGATTTCCGCATGATGTTTCTAGGATAATGGGGGGGTCTTCTTTGCTTATTATGGTAGGAGTTGCGCTTGATACATTGATTCATATTGATGCTTATTTGAAAACTCAAGGATTTTCTTATAGAAATAAAAAAAATTATGCATTTTTGCAAAAAATTTAG